The segment CTGGTTTAGCTTCATTAGTGCTCTTCGCAGATTACACCCATGCATTAGAGGGTATTGGTCAGCAAGTGTCCTTTGATCTATCCAATCATATGGTGATTATTGGTCTCTTTATTGGCGGCATGATTCCTTACTTGTTTGGTGCGATGGCGATGGAAGCGGTTGGCCGTTGCGCAGGTGCTGTGGTTGAGGAAGTGCGTCGTCAGTTCCGTGATATCCCAGGCATCATGTCTGGCACTGCAAAGCCTGAGTATGGCAAGGCCGTGGATATGCTCACCTCAGCTGCCATTAAGGAAATGATCGTTCCTTCCTTATTGCCAGTAGTTGCTCCAATCGTTGTTGGTCTCTTATTAGGACCTGCTGCATTGGGTGGCCTATTGATGGGTACCATCGTGACCGGTTTATTCGTTGCGATCTCGATGTGTACTGGTGGTGGCGCTTGGGATAATGCTAAGAAATATATCGAAGAAGGTAATTTCGGTGGCAAAGGTTCCGAGGCGCACAAAGCGGCTGTTACTGGCGATACTGTAGGCGACCCCTACAAAGATACCGCTGGTCCAGCAGTGAACCCATTGATTAAGATCATCAACATTGTTGCCTTGCTCATCGTTCCATTGCTACCAGTAATTACACGTTAAGCACGCATTAAGCAATGCGCAACTGAAATAGTTGTAACAAACAAAAACGCCTAGCAATGCTAGGCGTTTTTTTATTTGATCTATTGACATGGAGTAGTTCAATGAACTACTATGGCGTTAATGGATTTTGAATGGGATCTGGCCAAAAGTAATGCTTGCCGGAACTCTCGAAATTTTGATTTTGCATATGTAATAGCAATTTTTGTAGATCCTACTTTGCTTGTGGAGCATGATCAGCGTTGGGATTATGGTGAGGAACGATTCAGAGCTCTAGGTATCGTAGAGGGCAAGGTTTACGTTGTTGTGTTTACTAGAAGGGATAAAGCTATCCGAATCATTTCGGCTAGAAGGGCAAATGGTATGGAGGTCAAGCGATATGAAAAAAATAGTTCGAGTCAGCGTTGATTTAAATAATCCCAAAAGTTTCCCTAAAGGTTTCATCAATAAAAAATTGGTGGAAGCGACTACTGAGCGTCTTATTAAATTACATCAACAGGAGGATGATGCTGAAGCAATGCAAGACGCTGCGAAATATGCAAAACGAGTTCGTGAGCGCATAGGTTTGTCACAGCAAGAATTTTCAAATCGAATAGAGGTTTCCTTGGAGACAATTCGAAATTGGGAACAAGGCAAGAGATGTCCCACGGGTGCCGCTAAAGCATTGCTAAAAATACTTGATCGTGCACCAGAAGTCGCACTGTTGGCACTGGGTATTTAATCAGCTAAAACAAAAACGCCCAGCATTGCTAGGCGTTTTTTATTGCACAACAGAATTGCTTTTTAAGAAAGTGACTCTAGATAACGTTGTGCATCTAGGGCAGCCATGCAACCTGTGCCAGCGCTCGTGATCGCTTGACGATAGATATGATCTTGTACGTCCCCAGCCGCAAACACACCGGGGATGTTGGTAGCAGTAGCGTTGCCCTCTAATCCTGAGTGGGTCTTGAGGTAGCCGTTGTTCATATCCAATTGACCAACGAATAGTTCGGTATTAGGCTTGTGGCCAATAGCAATAAAGGCGCCAGTAACGGCGATATCTTCAGTGCTGCCATCTTGTTTTTTGATGCGCACACCAGTTACGCCTTTTTCATCGCCAAGAACCTCATCAAGAGTGGAATTCAATTTCAATTCCACTTTTCCTTCAGCAACTTTTGCCATTAAGCGATCATTGAGGATTGGCTCGGCGCGGAATTTGTCGCGACGATGAATGACAGTTACTTTCCTGGCAATGCCGGTGAGGTAGAGCGCTTCTTCAACGGCGGTATTGCCACCACCCACAACGCAGACATCTTGATTGCGATAGAAGAAGCCATCACAAGTTGCGCAGCCAGATACACCGCGACCCATGAATGCTTCCTCGCTTGGTAAGCCAATGTATTGAGCAGAAGCGCCAGTGCAAATAATTAACGCATCACAGGTATAGGTTCCAGCGTCACCAACGAGGCGAATTGGCTTCTCTTTGAGAGCAGCCGTATGAATATGGTCAAAAATGATTTCGGTGTTGAAATGCTCAGCATGCTTTAAAAAGCGATCCATCAACTCTGGACCTTGTACCCCATTAGGGTCTGCGGGCCAGTTTTCAACGTCAGTAGTGGTCATTAATTGACCTCCTTGAGCTAGGCCGGTAATGAGGGTGGGCTTGAGATTGGCTCGGGCGGCATAAACCGCAGCTGTATAGCCTGCAGGACCGGATCCGAGGATGAGAACTTTGTAGTGTTTTGGGGTATTTGTAGTCATACCCAAATTATAGAATTGCTTGTTTACAATCGGTAGAACATGGCGAGAACCGTATACCCAAAGTCTAAGACCCAAACGACCCCCCAGCCCCCCAGCGGCGATGGGCAGGGCAGAATGCCCCGCCTCCTCTTGGAGGTCCGTTGGTTTATCACCCTGGGCCTCTGTTTGGGTCTATTTGCCATCCTTCTTACTTACTCTAAGGCAGACCCCGCCTGGTCACATGCTAGTTTTGAGGCCCCTAAGAATCTGGGCGGTCGTTTTGGTGCTTATTTAGCCGATTTAATGCTCTATATCTTCGGAATATCCGCTTTTTGGTGGGTAGTTCTGTTTGGGCGTCGCGTCCTTCAGGGTTGGCGAGAGCTTTGGAGCATCCCTTTGCCAGTCGACCCAGACGCAAAACCAGATTCTTTGTTGACGCGTTGGTTGGGCTTTGCTCTGACTTTGGTTTGCAGTATGGGCCTTGAATCTATTCGTTTGCATTCTTTGACTTGGGAGTTGCCGCGACCACCTGGCGGCATTTTGGGTGAGTTAATTGGCGACCCGATGCAAATGTCTCTAGGATTTACTGGCGCTACTTTAGTTTTGCTGTTTGGTTTATGTGCAGGCCTTTCACTCTTCTTGCATTTCTCATGGCTCGATGTCGCTGAAAAAGTAGGGCGCTTCTTGGAAGTTTCTTATCACCGCATTCGTGAGCGTCGCGATAGCGAGGAAGATCGCAAGCTCGGTGAAGTTGCCGCTGAAGAGCGCGAAGAGTTTGTTGAAGAAATTCGTGGGCGTGTTGAAGTTGCAACACCGGTTCAGATTGTGCGTGCACCAGTAGAAATTCCAAAGAGTGCGCGAGTGGAGCGCGAAAAGCAGCAGCCACTATTTGTGGATATCCCCGATTCAGAACTGCCGCCGCTAGCATTGCTAGATCCGGTTCCGGAAGCTAAGGAAACTATCTCCGCAGATGTATTGGAATTCACTTCGCGCTTGATTGAGCGTAAGTTAGCTGAATTCAATGTGCAGGTAACTGTTATTGCTGCTTACCCTGGTCCTGTGGTGACTCGCTATGAGATTGATCCAGCGGTAGGTGTTAAGGGTAGTCAGATTGTGAATCTATCCCGTGACTTGGCTCGCTCCTTAGGCGTTGTCAGTATGCGCGTGGTGGAAACAATTCCCGGTAAAACTTGCATGGCCTTGGAGTTGCCAAATCCAACACGTCAGTCTGTGTACTTATCTGAGATTTTGACTTCGCAGGTCTACAACGACAACCATTCTTTATTGACGCTTGCTTTAGGTAAAGATATTTCTGGTAGTCCAATGGTTGCTGACTTGGCGAAGATGCCGCACTGCTTAGTTGCTGGTACTACTGGTGCTGGTAAATCTGTTGGTATCAATGCCATGATTTTGTCCCTCCTCTTTAAGGCTAAGCCTGATGAAGTACGTCTCATCATGATTGACCCCAAGATGTTAGAGATGGCGATCTACGACAAGATTCCGCATTTGCTTTGCCCAGTAGTAACGGATATGAAGCAGGCATATAACGCGCTCAACTGGGCCGTGAATGAGATGGAGCGTCGCTACAAGCTCATGAGTAAGTTTGGCGTACGTAACCTTGCAGGCTTTAATAAGAAGATTGCTGAAGCCGAAGAGAAGGGTGAGAAGCTTACTAATCCATTTAGCTTAACCCCGGAAGATCCAGAACCTATCTATAAGGCGCCAGTCATCGTGATTGTGATCGACGAGTTGGCTGACCTGATGATGGTCTCTGGCAAGAAGATTGAAGAGTTGATTGCCCGTATTGCTCAAAAGGCTCGTGCCGCTGGTATTCACTTGGTGCTGGCTACACAACGTCCAAGCGTTGATGTGATTACTGGTTTGATTAAAGCCAACGTACCAACTCGTATTTCATTCCAAGTCAGCAGCAAGATTGATAGCCGCACAATTTTGGATCAGCAGGGTGCAGAAACGCTCTTGGGTATGGGTGATATGTTGTACATGGCACCAGGCACTGGATTGCCAGTTCGTGTGCATGGCGCCTTTGTATCTGATGATGAAGTGCATCGTGTGGTTGAGTGGCTCAAAGAGAAGGGTGAGGCCAACTATATTGATGGCGTTCTCGAAGGTGCCGACGAGTCTAATATTGACGCGCTAACCGGTGAGAGCGGCGGCGAAGCTGACCCGCTTTATGATCAAGCGGTTGCTATTGTTCTAGAAAACAAGCGCCCATCGATTTCTTTGGTGCAACGTCATCTCCGTATTGGTTACAACCGTGCGGCACGCCTCTTAGAGGATATGGAAAAGGCGGGCCTCGTTTCTAAGATGGGTAATGGCGGTAATCGCGAGATTCTTCATCGCCCTTCGGAGTAATTCCCTTTGCAAAAATTCTGGTCTGCGGTGTTCATTGGTATTGCGTGTATTGCTCTGTCTAACTCAGTACTGGCAGAAGGCGAAACAGGCTCTGAACAGTTGCGTCAATTTGTTCGTAATTCCAAAACTGCCGAGGGTGACTTTGTACAGCAGCAGTTACGAGCACCTAAGGCCAATGAGCCACAAGATAAAGGTCTGAAGGTGGTACGCCAAACCCAAGGCCATTTTGTTTTTCAAAGACCGGGTCGTTTTGTTTGGGAAACACAAAAGCCTTACGAGCAAAAACTCATTACCAATGGAAGTCAATTGGTCTTATGGGATAAAGATTTAAATCAAGCAACCATTCGTCCTGCAGGTCAGGCTTTAGCTGCAACACCAGCCGCAATATTGTTTGGTGAGACCTCTCTTGACCAGCATTTCGATTTAATTGATGGTGAAGAGCGTTTGGGAATGAAATGGGTTGCATTAGCACCCAAAAAAGATCCTGGCGCCAAGAATAAAAATGATCTGCCTTACACAAAGATATCGATTGGTATGAGCAACGGCCTACCAAAGGCTTTGGAGCTAGTAGACGGCTTAGGCAGCGTGGTGTTGGTGACTCTGGATAAGATTCAACTAAACGTCAATCTGCCGGCTCATCGCTTTAATTTCACGCCTCCTGCGGGAGCCGAAGTCTTGCGCTTAAACTAGAGTCTAAATAGTCCATAACAGATTAACCCCTATTCATTGAGTGTTACATGATTGATCCGCAACTACTTCGTAAAGATATCGCCGCAGTGCAGGCGCGTTTAGCTACGCGTAAATTCCAGTTGGATATTGAGAAATTCAACACCCTTGAAGCTGAGCGCAAATCTTTGCAAACTCGCACCGAAGAGCTGCAGGCAAAACGCAATCAGCTATCCAAAGCAATTGGTATGAAAAAGGGCAAAGGCGAAGATGCTTCTGCCGAAATGGCTGAGGTTTCTCAAGTCAATGTGGATATGGAATCTGGTGCCGCACGTTTAGCTATATTGCAAGCAGAGATATCAGACTTCTTAATGGGCATTCCAAATCTACCAGACGAGTCTGTTCCAACCGGTAAAGATGAAACCGAAAATAAAGAAATCAAGCGTTGGGGTGAGCAACCAATTTTTGATTTCGAGATTAAGGATCACGTTGATCTTGGAGGCCCGCTAGGATTGGATTTCGAAGTGGCGGCGAAGATTAGCGGTTCACGCTTTGTTGTGCTCAAAGGACCTATTGCTAGATTGCATCGCGCTCTAGCGCAATTCATGATTGATACACATGCAAGCAATCATGGCTATCAAGAGGTCTATGCGCCTTACATGGTCAACGCTGCATCTATGCGCGGTACCGGTCAATTGCCAAAGTTTGAAGAGGATCTCTTCAAGGTTCCTCGTCAAATGGGTGGTGAGAGCGGAGATGGCGAAACTAAAACTGAAAACTTTTACCTCATTCCTACCGCAGAAGTGCCCGTAACCAATCTTGTGCGTGATGAGATTGTGAATGCGGATACGCTCCCTTTAAAGTTCGTTGCCCATACACCTTGTTTCCGTTCTGAAGCTGGCAGCTATGGCCGTGATGTGCGCGGCATGATTCGTCAGCATCAATTTGACAAAGTTGAGTTAGTACAAATCACCAAACCAGAAGATTCTATGCGGGCACTTGAGGATCTAACTGGTCATGCTGAACGAATCTTAGAGCTTCTTGAGTTGCCATACCGCAAAGTTTTGTTATGTACTGGTGATATGGGTTTTGGTAGCACTAAGACTTATGACTTAGAAGTGTGGGTGCCATCACAAAATGCTTACAGAGAGATTAGTTCTTGTTCAAGCATGGGTGATTTCCAGGCGCGCCGCATGCAAGCTAGATTTAAAGCAGGGCAAGGTAAGCCAGAATTAGTTCATACCCTCAACGGTTCAGGATTGGCTGTTGGTAGGGCATTGGTTGCGCTGATTGAGAATAAGCAACAAGTAGACGGCAGCATTGCAATCCCGAAAGCATTGCAGCCTTACTTAGGTGGCCTGGAAGTTCTTAAGCCGGCTTAAGTTGAGTAGGCTACCTCTACCGCTGAAAAACCATCCCAAAGCTATAATTTGCTGTCGGTTCGGAGAGGTGGCAGAGTGGTCGAATGTACCTGACTCGAAATCAGGCGTACTAGCAATAGTACCGAGGGTTCGAATCCCTCCCTCTCCGCCATATTTTTAATTCCAATTTAGGAATTCACTATGAATTTCTTTCGTTACATTCTTTTTATTCTGATTGCGGTCGCTATTGGCGCCTGCTCAACGCCACCAAGTCGATTTGGTGTGTATCAGCAATCGGATGGAACCATTGGTGTGCATGCACCCAAGGATGCAAAAGAGGAAGAGGCTCAAGACGTTGCACTTGCGGAGTGCAAGAAATTAGGTAAACGCAATGTAACGATTATTGATAGTCGGAAAACGGTCAATGACCGCTTTCCGATGACGTACAACTATCTGTGTAGATAGGTTTTGTTGAGCTAGTGGGTTAACTTAAAAGCCACTTTTTGATGGATTTATTAACGCACATCGCATCTAAGGCAAGCCCAAAGAATTCAGAGCCATTGGTGACCATGTTTTCAATGGCTTCCACCTTGCCAGATTTGATTCCCCGCAAGTAAGTTGCAGCACGGTAGCGCAAGAAGTGCTCCGTTTCACCTTCTTCATTCTCGGTAGTGCAGATTTCTAGGTTGCCATAACGAGTTTCAGGGTTGATATTCAGAACAGAAAGCTCAATAGCACCCAATACCTTGCTGGGGATTGGAATCGGAACATAAGAGTAAAGTGATATCAGCATTTCTTCTTCATCTACTTCGATGATGTGATCGATATCCAGTACGTCCTGTTCAGTCAGCTCGGTTTCGCCAGAGTCGCCACCACCAAAAGTGGATTCAAACTGCAACATGGCGGTATTGCTATTCTTGGAAATCTCGATCATGTCAGGATAGCCAAGCAAACCTTTCCACCAATACATGAGCGAGAAGGTGCAGGGCTTCACTTCAACCAATCCCTTTTTGGTGGATTTAGCAAAGTAAAGACCATAAAACTCATCATCCTTCTCTAGACCATATTGATCTACTTTAGGTGATTTGTTGGTGGTCTTCTTGCTTGTTTTTGCCGCCGCCTTTTTTGCTGCCGGTTTTTTAGCGGCAATTTTCTTTGCAACAGTTTTCTTGCTTGCTACTTTCTTAACTGTAGGTTTCTTAGCTGCTGGCTTCTTTACTGGTTTTTTAGCAACTGTCTTTTTAGTAACTTTCTTGGCGGGAGTCTTTTTCACCGCTTTGCTAGCCACTTTCTTTTTTGTTGCCGTCTTCTTTGTGGCCATGATATGTTGCCCTTATGCTTTGGTTATTAAAGTGTGTATTTAGTAGTATCAACTTATTAATACTACCGCAAATTAATCACGCGATATGAATGACCTTAAGATTAATAAAAATATTATTTTTGTGTATTGTTCTTCGGGGTTGAGGTTGATACACTAAAAGTGTCTTGAGTAGGGTAGTAAATGCTCAATGCATTTTTATTTCGTTACTTTTAAATGGGAGATTCTATGTTTC is part of the Polynucleobacter tropicus genome and harbors:
- a CDS encoding outer membrane lipoprotein carrier protein LolA; this encodes MQKFWSAVFIGIACIALSNSVLAEGETGSEQLRQFVRNSKTAEGDFVQQQLRAPKANEPQDKGLKVVRQTQGHFVFQRPGRFVWETQKPYEQKLITNGSQLVLWDKDLNQATIRPAGQALAATPAAILFGETSLDQHFDLIDGEERLGMKWVALAPKKDPGAKNKNDLPYTKISIGMSNGLPKALELVDGLGSVVLVTLDKIQLNVNLPAHRFNFTPPAGAEVLRLN
- the trxB gene encoding thioredoxin-disulfide reductase, producing MTTNTPKHYKVLILGSGPAGYTAAVYAARANLKPTLITGLAQGGQLMTTTDVENWPADPNGVQGPELMDRFLKHAEHFNTEIIFDHIHTAALKEKPIRLVGDAGTYTCDALIICTGASAQYIGLPSEEAFMGRGVSGCATCDGFFYRNQDVCVVGGGNTAVEEALYLTGIARKVTVIHRRDKFRAEPILNDRLMAKVAEGKVELKLNSTLDEVLGDEKGVTGVRIKKQDGSTEDIAVTGAFIAIGHKPNTELFVGQLDMNNGYLKTHSGLEGNATATNIPGVFAAGDVQDHIYRQAITSAGTGCMAALDAQRYLESLS
- a CDS encoding DNA translocase FtsK; translation: MARTVYPKSKTQTTPQPPSGDGQGRMPRLLLEVRWFITLGLCLGLFAILLTYSKADPAWSHASFEAPKNLGGRFGAYLADLMLYIFGISAFWWVVLFGRRVLQGWRELWSIPLPVDPDAKPDSLLTRWLGFALTLVCSMGLESIRLHSLTWELPRPPGGILGELIGDPMQMSLGFTGATLVLLFGLCAGLSLFLHFSWLDVAEKVGRFLEVSYHRIRERRDSEEDRKLGEVAAEEREEFVEEIRGRVEVATPVQIVRAPVEIPKSARVEREKQQPLFVDIPDSELPPLALLDPVPEAKETISADVLEFTSRLIERKLAEFNVQVTVIAAYPGPVVTRYEIDPAVGVKGSQIVNLSRDLARSLGVVSMRVVETIPGKTCMALELPNPTRQSVYLSEILTSQVYNDNHSLLTLALGKDISGSPMVADLAKMPHCLVAGTTGAGKSVGINAMILSLLFKAKPDEVRLIMIDPKMLEMAIYDKIPHLLCPVVTDMKQAYNALNWAVNEMERRYKLMSKFGVRNLAGFNKKIAEAEEKGEKLTNPFSLTPEDPEPIYKAPVIVIVIDELADLMMVSGKKIEELIARIAQKARAAGIHLVLATQRPSVDVITGLIKANVPTRISFQVSSKIDSRTILDQQGAETLLGMGDMLYMAPGTGLPVRVHGAFVSDDEVHRVVEWLKEKGEANYIDGVLEGADESNIDALTGESGGEADPLYDQAVAIVLENKRPSISLVQRHLRIGYNRAARLLEDMEKAGLVSKMGNGGNREILHRPSE
- a CDS encoding BrnT family toxin, with product MALMDFEWDLAKSNACRNSRNFDFAYVIAIFVDPTLLVEHDQRWDYGEERFRALGIVEGKVYVVVFTRRDKAIRIISARRANGMEVKRYEKNSSSQR
- a CDS encoding helix-turn-helix domain-containing protein, producing MKKIVRVSVDLNNPKSFPKGFINKKLVEATTERLIKLHQQEDDAEAMQDAAKYAKRVRERIGLSQQEFSNRIEVSLETIRNWEQGKRCPTGAAKALLKILDRAPEVALLALGI
- the serS gene encoding serine--tRNA ligase; amino-acid sequence: MIDPQLLRKDIAAVQARLATRKFQLDIEKFNTLEAERKSLQTRTEELQAKRNQLSKAIGMKKGKGEDASAEMAEVSQVNVDMESGAARLAILQAEISDFLMGIPNLPDESVPTGKDETENKEIKRWGEQPIFDFEIKDHVDLGGPLGLDFEVAAKISGSRFVVLKGPIARLHRALAQFMIDTHASNHGYQEVYAPYMVNAASMRGTGQLPKFEEDLFKVPRQMGGESGDGETKTENFYLIPTAEVPVTNLVRDEIVNADTLPLKFVAHTPCFRSEAGSYGRDVRGMIRQHQFDKVELVQITKPEDSMRALEDLTGHAERILELLELPYRKVLLCTGDMGFGSTKTYDLEVWVPSQNAYREISSCSSMGDFQARRMQARFKAGQGKPELVHTLNGSGLAVGRALVALIENKQQVDGSIAIPKALQPYLGGLEVLKPA